A stretch of Flexivirga aerilata DNA encodes these proteins:
- a CDS encoding fumarylacetoacetate hydrolase family protein, translated as MKLATVRTAEHATRAVRVDDDRLVDLGCDTLDELLARPGWRDRAAAAATSYAADAVDYAPVVTRPGKIVCVGLNYRNHILEMSRELPEFPTLFAKYAESLIGAEDAIVLPPESDAVDWEAELAVVIGDRVRRATTQQASDAIAGFAVLNDVTMRDWQYRSPMWLQGKTWEETTPLGPYLVTPDELPGGTRPALALVGEVNGEVVQKADTADLVFDPVRLVEYVSTMITLQPGDVIATGTPGGVGHARKPARYLHNGDVLTTTITGLGSSTCRAAQAAV; from the coding sequence ATGAAACTGGCAACCGTCCGCACCGCCGAGCACGCCACCCGGGCCGTGCGCGTCGACGACGACCGGCTGGTCGACCTGGGCTGCGACACGCTGGACGAGCTGCTGGCTCGGCCGGGCTGGCGGGACCGTGCGGCAGCGGCTGCCACGTCATACGCAGCGGACGCGGTGGACTATGCGCCCGTCGTCACCCGACCGGGCAAGATCGTCTGCGTCGGCCTCAACTATCGCAATCACATCCTCGAGATGAGTCGCGAACTCCCCGAGTTTCCAACCCTTTTCGCCAAGTATGCCGAGAGTCTCATCGGCGCCGAGGACGCGATCGTGCTGCCGCCCGAGTCCGACGCGGTCGACTGGGAGGCCGAGCTGGCGGTCGTCATCGGCGATCGGGTCCGCCGGGCAACGACGCAGCAGGCGTCGGACGCGATCGCCGGGTTTGCGGTGCTGAACGACGTGACGATGCGTGACTGGCAGTATCGCTCGCCCATGTGGCTCCAGGGCAAGACGTGGGAGGAGACGACACCGCTCGGCCCCTACCTCGTCACCCCGGACGAACTGCCCGGCGGCACCCGTCCGGCACTCGCGCTGGTCGGGGAGGTCAACGGCGAGGTCGTGCAGAAGGCCGACACCGCCGACCTCGTCTTCGACCCGGTCCGGCTCGTCGAATATGTCTCGACGATGATCACCCTGCAGCCCGGCGACGTCATCGCGACAGGCACTCCGGGCGGGGTCGGCCACGCCCGAAAGCCGGCCCGCTACCTGCACAATGGGGACGTGCTCACCACCACGATCACCGGGCTCGGGTCGTCGACCTGCCGCGCAGCACAGGCAGCCGTATGA
- a CDS encoding DUF1295 domain-containing protein, giving the protein MPDLLWMALASAVLVALIQAAAFWWSRRAGRWDVADVVWGPGIAAVALLGLATGHGGVWRRVALAVLVTAWAARLAIHIGRRSRPHDDDPRYVRMTQGRSTLATALRVFGLQGLIQWIVSAPIQVVAVTSDPGGALVVLAVLGVVVAVAGLVIEAVADAQLTNYKQQQPRPPILDTGLWAWSRHPNYFGDACFWVGVYLVACAAWPGVATVLSPAIMVGLLVWGSGARLLEKAMADRPGYAEYRSRTPMFVMRPPAR; this is encoded by the coding sequence GTGCCTGACCTCCTCTGGATGGCACTGGCCAGCGCCGTCCTCGTGGCGCTCATCCAGGCGGCCGCATTCTGGTGGTCACGACGGGCCGGCCGCTGGGACGTGGCCGACGTGGTCTGGGGTCCGGGCATCGCGGCCGTGGCACTGCTCGGCCTGGCGACCGGCCACGGCGGCGTATGGCGGCGCGTCGCGCTCGCGGTGTTGGTGACCGCCTGGGCCGCACGCCTCGCCATACACATCGGGCGGCGGAGCCGGCCGCACGACGACGACCCGCGTTATGTGCGTATGACGCAAGGGCGTTCGACCCTTGCGACTGCACTGCGGGTGTTCGGTCTGCAGGGCCTGATCCAGTGGATCGTCTCGGCGCCGATCCAGGTCGTGGCGGTCACGTCCGACCCGGGCGGCGCGCTCGTCGTCCTCGCCGTGCTGGGCGTGGTGGTCGCGGTCGCCGGGCTGGTCATCGAGGCCGTCGCCGACGCGCAACTGACCAACTACAAGCAGCAGCAACCTCGCCCGCCGATCCTGGACACCGGCCTGTGGGCGTGGTCGCGCCATCCCAACTACTTCGGCGACGCGTGCTTCTGGGTGGGCGTCTACCTCGTGGCGTGCGCCGCCTGGCCCGGCGTCGCGACGGTCTTGTCACCGGCGATCATGGTGGGCCTGCTGGTCTGGGGCAGCGGTGCCCGGTTGCTCGAGAAGGCGATGGCTGACCGCCCGGGCTATGCCGAATATCGCAGCCGGACACCGATGTTCGTCATGCGTCCGCCGGCGCGCTGA
- a CDS encoding cyclopropane-fatty-acyl-phospholipid synthase family protein — MSARPADVAGTLAEALRPVVGGDLPVRLTAWDGSTAGAADGPHVRLNSPDALRRLLWHPGELGAAQAYVAGDLEVDGNVADALRHAWGTVADRDLKDRGTLLARLPRALRAAFTTGAVGAPLTAPKTQIAVRGRLHSRTRDRDVIHHHYDVDSRFYEMILDQHMAYSCAYVTEGDIDGAETDAYPLEAAQADKLDLVCRKIGLDQRPGMTMLDVGCGWGSLSLHAAERYGAKVTGVTIAEEQKAFIDKRIHDRGLQDRVTIELRDYRDVQGRYDAVASLEMGEHAGDKGYPTYAKVLHDAAHDDARILVQQMSRRGRHPGGGPFIEAFIAPDMTMRPVGDTIELLEAAGLEVRDVHAMREHYAWTVRSWQRRFDQNRSQIEQLVDPEVIRVWELYLAGGLLAFEQGRMGVDQILAVRRRTGPSRLPAVRPASWSDPRA, encoded by the coding sequence GTGAGCGCGAGGCCGGCCGACGTCGCCGGCACCCTGGCCGAGGCGCTGCGCCCGGTCGTCGGCGGTGACCTCCCGGTGCGGCTGACCGCCTGGGACGGCAGCACCGCGGGCGCGGCCGACGGGCCGCACGTGCGGCTCAACAGTCCCGATGCGTTGCGCCGATTGCTCTGGCACCCGGGCGAACTCGGCGCCGCACAGGCCTATGTCGCCGGAGACCTGGAGGTCGACGGCAACGTCGCCGACGCGCTGCGGCACGCGTGGGGCACCGTCGCCGACCGCGACCTCAAGGACCGGGGCACACTGCTCGCCCGGCTGCCCCGCGCGCTCCGGGCCGCCTTCACCACCGGTGCCGTCGGTGCTCCCCTGACCGCACCGAAGACCCAGATCGCGGTGCGCGGCCGGCTGCACTCCCGCACCCGCGACCGTGACGTGATCCACCACCACTACGACGTCGACAGCCGGTTCTACGAGATGATCCTCGATCAGCACATGGCCTACTCCTGCGCCTACGTCACCGAGGGCGACATCGACGGAGCCGAGACCGACGCCTACCCGCTCGAGGCGGCGCAGGCCGACAAACTCGACCTGGTCTGCCGCAAGATCGGCCTCGACCAGCGACCCGGCATGACGATGCTCGACGTCGGCTGCGGATGGGGATCGCTCTCGCTCCACGCGGCCGAGCGTTACGGCGCCAAGGTCACCGGGGTGACCATCGCCGAGGAGCAGAAAGCGTTCATCGACAAGCGCATTCACGATCGCGGCCTGCAGGACCGGGTGACGATCGAGCTGCGCGACTACCGCGACGTGCAGGGTCGCTACGACGCCGTCGCATCGCTGGAGATGGGCGAGCACGCCGGTGACAAGGGTTACCCGACCTACGCGAAGGTCCTGCACGATGCCGCGCACGACGACGCGCGCATCCTCGTGCAGCAGATGAGCCGGCGCGGACGGCACCCGGGCGGCGGTCCCTTCATCGAGGCGTTCATCGCACCCGACATGACGATGCGGCCGGTCGGTGACACGATCGAACTTCTGGAGGCTGCCGGGCTGGAGGTGCGCGACGTGCACGCGATGCGCGAACACTATGCGTGGACGGTGCGGTCGTGGCAGCGCCGATTCGACCAAAACCGCTCGCAAATCGAACAACTCGTCGATCCGGAGGTGATCCGGGTCTGGGAGCTCTATCTCGCCGGTGGCCTGCTCGCCTTCGAGCAGGGCCGGATGGGTGTCGACCAGATCCTCGCCGTGCGGCGCCGCACCGGACCCTCGCGACTGCCCGCCGTGCGCCCGGCGTCCTGGAGCGATCCGCGTGCCTGA
- a CDS encoding maleylpyruvate isomerase family mycothiol-dependent enzyme, with product MTEPVATTLPWARTGQQLFERAVDGLSDADFAAPSRLPGWTNAHVVAHVAANADALGNLASWALTGVETPMYSSPGQRNADIERLAQESPTALRSLTIERGAVLLGRLRELPDADWQAPVRTAQGREVPASEVPWMRCREVFIHAVDLAPEDEFSSLPTDFLASLIADIAAQRTAKAPDGASRVALSVDDGAVVTAPVAEGQTAAEVSGGVAAVAAYLAGRGTSGLRVAGDAALPQLGPWL from the coding sequence ATGACGGAGCCCGTCGCCACCACACTGCCCTGGGCGAGGACCGGCCAGCAGCTCTTCGAGCGCGCCGTGGACGGCCTGTCCGACGCCGACTTCGCCGCTCCGAGCCGCCTGCCCGGCTGGACCAACGCACATGTCGTCGCGCACGTCGCGGCCAACGCCGACGCACTCGGCAACCTTGCGTCGTGGGCCCTGACCGGAGTCGAGACGCCGATGTATTCCTCGCCCGGCCAGCGCAACGCCGACATCGAGCGACTCGCGCAAGAGTCGCCAACCGCGTTGCGATCGTTGACGATCGAGCGTGGCGCGGTGCTCCTCGGCCGGCTCCGCGAGCTGCCCGACGCCGACTGGCAGGCGCCCGTGCGCACCGCGCAGGGCCGCGAGGTGCCGGCATCGGAGGTGCCGTGGATGCGCTGCCGGGAGGTCTTCATCCACGCCGTCGACCTCGCACCGGAAGACGAATTTTCCTCGCTGCCAACGGATTTCCTGGCTTCGCTGATCGCGGACATCGCGGCACAACGCACCGCCAAGGCACCGGACGGGGCGTCGCGGGTGGCGCTGTCGGTCGACGATGGCGCGGTCGTCACCGCACCGGTCGCGGAGGGGCAGACCGCGGCCGAGGTGAGCGGTGGCGTGGCGGCGGTTGCGGCATACCTCGCCGGCCGCGGCACATCGGGGCTGCGCGTCGCCGGTGACGCAGCGCTGCCGCAGCTCGGCCCCTGGCTGTAA
- a CDS encoding VOC family protein, whose translation MTQRPSPPSCAPRAGRRRGPPYAAGMTVRMNNVGIVVEDLTATVEFFRALGLELEGRMMVEGEWAGRVTGLGDQQVEIAMMVTPDGHSRLELSRFIEPAVVADHRRAPVNALGYLRVMFELDDLDAALARIEPYGAELVSTEVVQFEDVYRLCYVRGPEGILVGLAEALR comes from the coding sequence ATGACGCAGCGACCCTCGCCGCCGAGCTGCGCGCCTCGGGCCGGTCGTCGGCGCGGGCCGCCATACGCTGCAGGCATGACAGTGCGCATGAACAACGTCGGCATCGTCGTCGAGGATCTCACCGCAACCGTCGAGTTCTTCCGCGCGCTCGGGCTCGAGCTCGAGGGCCGGATGATGGTCGAGGGCGAATGGGCAGGCAGGGTAACGGGATTGGGCGATCAGCAGGTCGAGATCGCGATGATGGTCACGCCGGACGGGCACAGCCGTCTGGAGCTGTCGCGCTTCATCGAGCCGGCCGTCGTCGCCGACCACCGGCGGGCGCCGGTCAACGCGCTGGGCTACCTGCGGGTGATGTTCGAGCTCGACGACCTGGACGCCGCGCTCGCCCGCATCGAGCCGTATGGCGCAGAGCTGGTCAGCACCGAGGTCGTCCAATTCGAGGACGTCTACCGGCTCTGTTACGTCCGTGGACCCGAGGGCATTCTCGTCGGGCTGGCCGAGGCATTGCGCTGA
- a CDS encoding oxidoreductase produces MTNDTFPLAGHDVHRMGYGAMQLPGPGVMGPPRDRDAALAVLRRAVELGVNHIDTAQFYGPDVANELIREALHPYPDDLVLVSKVGARRDDVGAWLPAQRPEQLQDDVRHNLRELGVERLPVVNLRVMPREEIAAEDYVPLDEQLAAMRELVDQGLLEAFGVSNVPPEQARVAIDAGAVCVQNAYNLLFRDDEATLQLCAERKVAYVPFFPLGSAFPNMPKVTEDPTVQAVAARLGVTPSQVGLAWLLQQADNVLLIPGTSSVAHLEENIAAAQVRLTDADIAELEGPLAD; encoded by the coding sequence ATGACGAACGACACCTTCCCCCTGGCCGGCCACGACGTGCACCGCATGGGTTACGGCGCGATGCAGCTGCCCGGGCCGGGAGTCATGGGACCGCCGCGCGACCGGGACGCCGCGCTCGCGGTGCTGCGGCGCGCCGTCGAACTCGGCGTCAACCACATCGACACCGCCCAGTTCTACGGCCCGGACGTCGCCAACGAGCTGATCCGCGAGGCGCTGCACCCCTACCCCGACGACCTGGTGCTGGTCTCCAAGGTCGGCGCCCGCCGCGACGACGTCGGTGCCTGGCTGCCCGCGCAGCGGCCGGAGCAACTGCAGGACGACGTGCGGCACAACCTGCGCGAGCTCGGCGTCGAGCGCCTCCCGGTGGTCAACCTGCGGGTGATGCCGCGCGAGGAGATCGCCGCGGAGGACTACGTGCCGCTCGACGAACAGCTCGCGGCCATGCGGGAACTCGTCGACCAGGGTCTGCTGGAGGCGTTCGGCGTCAGCAACGTGCCGCCGGAGCAGGCACGCGTCGCGATCGACGCCGGCGCCGTCTGCGTGCAGAACGCCTACAACCTGCTCTTCCGCGACGACGAGGCCACCCTGCAGCTGTGTGCCGAGCGGAAGGTCGCCTACGTGCCGTTCTTCCCGCTCGGCTCGGCCTTCCCCAACATGCCGAAGGTCACCGAGGACCCGACCGTGCAGGCGGTCGCGGCCCGGCTCGGCGTCACGCCGTCGCAGGTCGGCCTCGCCTGGCTGCTGCAGCAGGCCGACAACGTGCTGCTGATCCCCGGCACCTCGTCGGTCGCGCACCTGGAGGAGAACATCGCCGCCGCCCAGGTGCGGCTGACCGACGCCGACATCGCCGAGCTGGAAGGGCCGCTCGCGGACTAG
- a CDS encoding cupin domain-containing protein, which yields MTDTIGGVRIEMTDAPDQPAPSEQLLALYRGFEQELLVPLWAEIGELMPAAPVSRALPHRWTWSALYALARQAGDLVPVGRGGERRAIALANPGLGGRPFATPTLWAAIQYLGAGEEAPEHRHTQNAFRFVVEGEGVWTVVGDDPVAMRRGDFLPQAGWNFHAHFNPGDAPMAWIDGLDIPYAHYAETTFFDFGRDRIEDRSAPETSKSERLWAHPGLAPVAAADASVGTTPLLAYRWEHTDAALTAQLELEAQGETHTIEPGHAAVRFLHPQTGGDVLPTIRAEMHRVRRGAQTAPRRETGSSVWQVFDGSGRVRVGDEEWSVSRGDLFVVPSWQPLSVVSEASTDDSDSGALDLFRFSDAPIHLAMHQFRSETEDDR from the coding sequence ATGACCGACACCATCGGTGGTGTCCGCATCGAGATGACGGATGCGCCCGACCAGCCGGCCCCGAGCGAGCAGCTGCTCGCCCTCTATCGCGGGTTCGAGCAGGAGCTGCTCGTGCCGCTGTGGGCGGAGATCGGCGAGCTGATGCCCGCCGCCCCCGTCTCCCGCGCGTTGCCGCACCGCTGGACGTGGTCGGCGCTCTACGCACTCGCCCGGCAGGCCGGCGATCTCGTCCCGGTCGGGCGGGGCGGCGAGCGGCGGGCGATCGCGCTCGCCAACCCGGGCCTCGGCGGGCGCCCGTTCGCCACCCCGACCCTGTGGGCCGCCATCCAATATCTGGGCGCGGGCGAGGAGGCGCCCGAGCACCGGCACACCCAGAACGCCTTCCGCTTCGTGGTCGAGGGCGAGGGCGTCTGGACGGTCGTGGGCGACGACCCGGTGGCCATGCGGCGCGGCGACTTCCTGCCACAGGCCGGCTGGAACTTCCACGCGCACTTCAACCCGGGCGATGCCCCGATGGCCTGGATCGACGGTCTCGACATCCCCTATGCGCACTACGCCGAGACGACCTTCTTCGACTTCGGGCGTGACCGCATCGAGGACCGGTCGGCGCCGGAAACCTCCAAGTCCGAACGCCTTTGGGCCCACCCGGGGCTCGCTCCGGTCGCCGCTGCGGACGCCTCCGTCGGCACGACACCGCTGCTCGCCTACCGCTGGGAGCACACCGACGCCGCGCTCACCGCGCAGCTCGAGCTCGAGGCACAGGGCGAGACCCACACGATCGAGCCCGGCCACGCGGCCGTGCGCTTCCTGCACCCGCAGACCGGTGGCGATGTGCTGCCGACCATCCGTGCCGAGATGCACCGGGTGCGACGGGGAGCGCAGACCGCGCCGCGCCGCGAGACCGGCTCATCGGTGTGGCAGGTCTTCGACGGGTCCGGCCGCGTCCGGGTGGGTGACGAGGAGTGGTCGGTGAGCCGGGGCGACCTCTTCGTCGTGCCGTCGTGGCAGCCGCTGTCTGTCGTGTCCGAGGCATCGACCGACGACTCCGACTCCGGCGCGCTCGACCTGTTCCGCTTCAGCGATGCGCCGATCCACCTGGCAATGCACCAATTCCGTTCCGAGACAGAGGATGACCGATGA
- a CDS encoding IclR family transcriptional regulator — MKNPPSYAIASVDHALRLAVMLQVEGPLGVSDAAERLGVARSTAHRLLSMLAYRDFAVQRSDRRYAVGPVLAVGHSSDRSRTAHLRAAAMPWLAALMEEVQESANVQVLTGEHCRFVGAVECRQALRVGDREGMAFPAHKVSGGKVLLAELSTAELSALYSAERFADRPEELPNVASLRQELSWVRRRGYAINIEGAEKGVVGIGRPLRLGAERAEAAVCVSLPTVRFDDERVRVILGALTRAAVGIEADFVAQRPGGLSAPADA, encoded by the coding sequence ATGAAGAATCCACCGAGTTACGCGATCGCCAGCGTGGACCACGCGCTGCGACTGGCGGTGATGTTGCAGGTGGAGGGCCCGCTCGGCGTCAGCGACGCCGCGGAACGTCTCGGGGTCGCTCGCTCCACCGCGCACCGGTTGCTCTCGATGCTCGCCTACCGGGACTTCGCCGTGCAGCGCTCCGACCGTCGGTATGCCGTGGGACCCGTGCTGGCAGTGGGTCATTCGTCGGATCGCTCGCGCACCGCGCACCTTCGCGCGGCCGCGATGCCCTGGCTCGCGGCGCTGATGGAGGAGGTGCAGGAGTCGGCGAACGTCCAGGTCCTCACCGGGGAGCACTGCCGCTTCGTGGGCGCCGTCGAGTGCCGCCAGGCGCTGCGCGTGGGGGATCGGGAGGGCATGGCCTTCCCGGCGCACAAGGTGTCGGGCGGGAAGGTGCTGCTCGCCGAACTCTCGACCGCCGAGCTGAGCGCTCTCTACAGCGCCGAGCGCTTCGCCGACCGTCCGGAGGAACTGCCCAATGTGGCGAGCCTGCGGCAGGAGCTGTCGTGGGTCCGGCGGCGCGGCTACGCGATCAACATCGAGGGTGCGGAGAAGGGCGTGGTCGGGATCGGCCGGCCGTTGCGGCTCGGTGCCGAGCGCGCGGAGGCGGCGGTCTGCGTGTCGTTGCCGACCGTGCGATTCGACGATGAGCGGGTGCGGGTCATCCTGGGCGCGCTGACCCGCGCCGCTGTCGGCATCGAGGCCGACTTCGTCGCCCAGCGGCCCGGCGGGCTCAGCGCGCCGGCGGACGCATGA
- a CDS encoding SAM-dependent methyltransferase: MSTALNPPSSLVDPVRWPDVARIPRGVRADVATVVAERIFRHAVSRLGIRVMMPDGTVLGGDRSGAAPTMYVHEPSALARRIGSGGLIGFGESYLAGEWDSDDLAGLIAQFASSVEQLVPAPLRAFRTAVLKRQPAGDRPVPEQSRTNVERHYDLSNEMFATFLDETMTYSSALFDTSDHLTTAQRRKIDRLLDQAGVGTGSRLLEIGSGWGGLALRAAQRGAIVDSITLSTEQQRWANDLLERTGLGDRAHVSLSDYRDVTGTFDAVVSVEMIEAVGLDFLDSYFDRIAAVLRPGGRAAVQAIVMPHHRVLQTRNTYTWIHKYIFPGGALPSMELIEASAGRAGLRIVDDLAMGDSYARTLDLWAQRFDARADELAELGFDNTFRRMWDFYLRYSEGGFRAGYLDVHQLTFVREGGEA, from the coding sequence ATGAGCACCGCGCTCAACCCACCGTCATCACTCGTCGACCCGGTGCGCTGGCCCGACGTGGCCCGCATCCCGCGAGGCGTGCGCGCCGACGTCGCGACCGTCGTCGCCGAGCGCATCTTCCGGCATGCCGTCTCCCGGTTGGGGATTCGGGTCATGATGCCCGACGGCACCGTCCTCGGCGGTGACCGCAGTGGAGCAGCTCCCACGATGTACGTCCACGAGCCGTCCGCGCTGGCCCGGCGGATCGGCAGCGGCGGCCTGATCGGTTTCGGCGAGTCCTACCTCGCGGGCGAATGGGACAGCGACGACCTGGCCGGACTCATCGCCCAGTTCGCCTCGAGCGTGGAGCAACTCGTGCCGGCGCCTCTGCGGGCCTTCCGGACCGCGGTGCTCAAGCGGCAACCGGCCGGCGACCGGCCGGTGCCGGAGCAATCGCGCACCAACGTCGAGCGGCACTACGACCTGTCCAACGAGATGTTCGCGACCTTCCTCGACGAGACGATGACCTACTCGTCGGCGCTCTTCGACACCAGCGACCACCTCACGACGGCACAGCGCCGCAAGATCGACCGGCTGCTCGACCAGGCCGGCGTCGGCACGGGCAGCCGCCTGCTCGAAATCGGTTCTGGCTGGGGCGGTTTGGCCTTGCGCGCCGCACAGCGCGGCGCCATCGTGGACAGCATCACGCTGTCCACCGAGCAGCAGCGATGGGCCAACGACCTCCTCGAACGCACGGGCCTGGGCGACCGCGCGCACGTGAGCCTCAGCGACTACCGCGACGTGACCGGGACGTTCGACGCGGTCGTCTCGGTGGAGATGATCGAGGCGGTCGGTCTGGACTTCCTCGACTCCTACTTCGACCGCATCGCGGCGGTGCTGCGGCCGGGCGGGCGCGCCGCGGTCCAGGCGATCGTGATGCCACACCACCGGGTGCTGCAGACCCGCAACACCTACACCTGGATCCACAAGTACATCTTCCCCGGCGGAGCACTGCCCTCGATGGAGCTCATCGAGGCCAGCGCGGGCCGGGCCGGGCTGCGCATCGTGGACGACCTGGCCATGGGTGACTCCTACGCGCGCACCCTCGACCTGTGGGCACAGCGCTTCGACGCGCGGGCGGACGAGCTGGCCGAGCTGGGCTTCGACAACACCTTCCGGCGGATGTGGGACTTCTACCTGCGCTACTCCGAGGGAGGCTTCCGGGCCGGCTACCTCGATGTGCACCAGCTGACGTTCGTGCGCGAAGGTGGCGAGGCGTGA
- a CDS encoding MFS transporter produces MTQVTSGKRRSTLLVAVLCWSIVVFDGYDLIVYGTTIPKLLAEPGWGLTAGQAGTIGSLAFAGMLVGALGAGVLADRLGRRRMILACTAWFSVFTTLCAFAGGPTSFGILRFVAGIGLGGLVPTANALTAEFVGKGRRALIATAMMSGVPIGGSIAALLGLWAMPTIEWRGMYAVAALALVVLLPAAAVLLPESPAWLRVHGRPEQAHRIEQEFGLTGEADPVGTGHVAPLSAVLRPPYLVASVLFACATIATLFAWYGLGTWLPKLMGPDGRFDLGDPLTFLLALNLGAVAGSALTAWAGDRFGPLRSAAVAALAAAAGLAFLLTYPSSAVPVYAALVIAGIGTHGTQCLIIAAITNRYPAVARGTALGFALGAGRVGAIVAPQAGGWLIDGGYGVGGNIAMFAAASALAAALLAVTTRTVRAASAPRKQLDSVVAH; encoded by the coding sequence ATGACACAGGTCACCTCCGGCAAGCGCCGGTCCACACTGCTCGTCGCGGTGTTGTGCTGGTCGATCGTCGTCTTCGACGGCTACGACCTCATCGTCTACGGGACGACGATCCCGAAGCTCCTGGCCGAGCCCGGCTGGGGGCTGACCGCCGGCCAGGCGGGCACGATCGGCAGCCTGGCCTTCGCCGGCATGCTGGTCGGCGCACTCGGCGCCGGGGTGCTCGCCGACCGGCTCGGCCGCCGCCGGATGATCCTCGCCTGCACCGCGTGGTTCTCGGTCTTCACGACCCTGTGCGCCTTCGCCGGCGGCCCGACGTCGTTCGGGATCCTGCGCTTCGTGGCGGGCATCGGCCTGGGCGGCCTGGTGCCCACCGCCAACGCGCTCACCGCCGAATTCGTCGGCAAGGGCAGGCGCGCGCTCATCGCCACCGCGATGATGTCCGGTGTGCCGATCGGTGGCTCGATCGCCGCGCTGCTCGGGCTGTGGGCGATGCCGACAATCGAGTGGCGCGGCATGTATGCCGTCGCCGCACTCGCGCTGGTCGTGCTGCTGCCGGCCGCTGCGGTGCTCCTGCCGGAGTCGCCCGCGTGGTTGCGGGTGCACGGCCGGCCGGAGCAGGCCCACCGCATCGAGCAGGAGTTCGGCTTGACCGGCGAGGCCGACCCGGTCGGCACCGGACACGTCGCACCGCTCAGCGCGGTGCTGCGACCGCCCTATCTCGTTGCGTCCGTGCTGTTCGCATGCGCAACGATCGCAACGCTTTTCGCGTGGTATGGCCTCGGCACCTGGCTGCCCAAGCTCATGGGACCGGACGGCAGATTCGACCTGGGCGACCCGCTGACCTTCCTGCTCGCTCTCAACCTGGGGGCCGTCGCCGGGTCCGCCCTCACCGCGTGGGCGGGCGACCGCTTCGGACCCCTGCGCAGCGCGGCGGTTGCCGCGTTGGCGGCCGCGGCCGGTCTGGCCTTCCTGCTCACCTACCCGTCCAGCGCCGTGCCGGTCTATGCCGCGCTGGTGATCGCCGGCATCGGCACCCACGGCACGCAGTGCCTCATCATCGCCGCGATCACCAACCGCTATCCGGCGGTGGCCCGGGGCACGGCGCTCGGCTTCGCGCTCGGCGCGGGGCGCGTGGGGGCGATCGTCGCGCCACAGGCCGGCGGCTGGCTGATCGACGGCGGCTACGGGGTCGGCGGCAACATCGCGATGTTCGCCGCTGCCTCCGCACTGGCGGCGGCGCTGCTGGCGGTGACCACGCGCACCGTGCGAGCGGCATCGGCGCCGCGCAAACAGCTGGACTCCGTTGTCGCCCACTGA